In Ptiloglossa arizonensis isolate GNS036 chromosome 10, iyPtiAriz1_principal, whole genome shotgun sequence, the genomic window TAttttaaagttttattttttatttcttcctctAAATGGTTTTACTGTTAAGTATgtttaatgtaaatataatatattgaaatattatacataaagaTCACTAAGTTGTAATTTTTTCGTTCTTATtaagaattttgtttaaatattataatgacttgaattaattttatatctacAGAATATAGAATGTAATTTAATTGCAATTTCTAGAATTTTTAAATctattaataaatttgaaaacgcCGCTCTACGCATAGTTTGCCGCAATTTCTTTtctggtgtgtgtacgtgtgcgtacgtattatatgttatatatatgATGTGTACGCATCGCTTGTGTTTACCTTACTTTGACGAGTGTATCAAGTGCCTACTACATTTTTCTGTTACATACCGTCAAGTGGAAGGGTAAACATGTTTCACGAAAAAGTATGCATCGAAAACGGATAATGTTAACAGTTGGAAAGTATCGATGTGGCTATATTTGAGGAAAAAATGTATGGTCAATGTAACTAATTCAATGTTAAAAATTTGTGGGAAACTTGAATATTTGATTATAAATCAACTATcagtgaatatttttttatacattttacaattaCATGCAGTTTTTTTGAAAATACAGTGTAATTATGTATAAAGGTTATCTTACTGCGTTTCTCTTCGTATGTCATTATTCATCTGTTTTGGGAAGGAATAAATGTGATGTGAGTGCGAAATTTtacagaaatgaaatttttaattttataatttaatgtgcaatttctttttttgtgtATATTCATATTTTACTTTTCGGTAGCTCGAAATGTAAAAGTTAAATTTATGTCCCATTGAGTAAAAGTACCACCATGTCTATCTAATGAATCTTTATTATATTTGGAATTAATACATGTTCTTTTATTTACAGTATATTTGTGACATTGATGGCTGTAAAACAGCATACTATTTGAGTAATAGTATTCCAtctttaaaattttgtacaaatgaAGATATTCCAAATGTTATTAATATTACATTGATGgaagataaaaatgaaacttctgaaTTGCCAGGTAAATAGTAATTAAATATGTCATTAtgttttgaataataatatatgAATTGAAAGTGAATATGTATTATCGatcacaaaattaaataaaatatattgaaacTCAGCCATATTGTTACAtggataataaatttaataataattttacagtcagcttagaaattaattttataccaccaagaagaatttgtaaatATGATATAACTTTATTAGCAAATGAATCAATTAATGAAACAAAATGTATGgcttataattttcaaaatcaatttggtagtgaagtacatacaccaaaaAGTACCATATGTTTCATGTCAAACAACAATCATTATCAGGTAATTTTGTTTATCTTTAAAATTGTATAGTCTTTGTAAACCATATAATACCAATATTATTTCAGTGGTTtgatacattttatattttattttgttacagGACATTATTACAATGATCTTCCCGTATGTATTTACAGCATGCTATGCCATTCAATTTCATTTTGATAAAGGTAAATATATCAAtactaataaatttttaaaaacaaattataaACGTACAGAAGTTGCACAACCAGAATTAAAATGTACATATGACATAGTACATAATACTACAAAAAAGTGAGTTTgtgttatattatttatttatttacataaatgttagaaaataatatagaaagactcaataaaaattaataatagaagaaaccaatttttatattatatctaAATGATTAAAGTgcaattgtatttaaattttgcaGTAAAAAACTCCAATTTGAAGTGGATTTTTCAATATCAATAGTTTCAAAAGTGGTTTTAAAATTTGGAtcattgtataattttaatggACAAGAAGGCTGTGATTGGGACATTGATGCACTAAAGGACAATACTTGGTACTTTGATGTTTTGGTAATAttttaatgttaaaaaatttatcatttatgttttatatttttataaaacatagtcaaatttttattctaaatattATATGAAAGTCTACTtgtacatagtaattattcataCTTTGTTATGCTTTATAATacagatattttctttttcatattattttcaGAAAGAGTatgcaaaaaataaacataattcTAATACAACTTTGGTAAGTTTAATGTATTTGATATGTTCCAATTATATTGCAACAATTGATTAAGAGTTAACAATTCATATTTCTTCATTAGTTAAGAAATGGGAAGTATGAACAGAACATAAAGTTTGAAATTGAAGTTGTTAAAGATTCGAAGTATTgctttttaatacttttacacGATGAAAGATGTAAAGACAACACTATGTGGAAACCCCCCATAGGCAAGCAAAATTCGTGCCGATGGATTAaaggtaaataaatatatattattttatttatatatatcttATGCAaatactattttttagattttattgtaaaattatataaaaattaactgttatttgttgtttgaaatttgagtgtgtgtgtgtgttaaatatttataagcTGCAATTACCAACTGAACACTTTATTACAGACTGTCACTATATCCCTAATGATTTTAGTACCTCCCAAATCTATGTCAACACCAATTCCTATTTGTATTTGCCAATTGGTATTATCACATTAATTATGTTTGCAATATTTGGAAGTGTATACATCATGTATATCATATGCACTCATTATATAGAGAAAAAGAGATTCTACATAAATGCTGATAAAAGTAATGTTATAACGGCCAATCAGAAATGTAATCAATTGAACATATGTGCCTTGAAGAACATTGAGAGGACATCATGCGAAAGCATTCATGCTATAAACACAGATATTGTACTACTATATCCTAGGAGTTCTGAATCTTTTATGGAATTAATGGCAGATTTTCGTGAAATACTTAGTAGAGTCTGTCAGTGTTTTGTAAGTCGCTAATAATCTCGTGAAACAAAAGACAAATGTAATGTTTaatgttttacattttacaggTACATGATTGGTACAATGGAATAGAATGGAATTATGTAGCTGAGATTGGTGGTTCTGATTGGTTTGCTGAAATGCTCAATAAGAAATACCGTGTTATTTGGATAGATACGCCAGTGATACGATCTTTAATTACAAGAAAATTTAAAGGCgacttttttttaaagaattctGAGCAATATAATTTTATGGAAATTGGCGATTTTCGTGATATAGCATTTCCCGCGATATTTAATTTAGCAAAACGTAATGTTGAACATTCAATACTGGAGCAAAACCAACATTTTATTGTAAGGTTTGTATTAGTTTATTATAGCAAATATTAattagattttttaaaaattattatcattataatCTTAGATTGAAGCACATTATTTTTgtttgtattgtattttatttttcagattAAAAGGATTTGAGagttttgaaaatgaaaatgatccATTTATTGATTTATCTCCGCATAAGCGGTATTTCATACCTCAAGATTTAAATTCACTATGCACAGATTTGTATGTTTTCATTATTACCAAAACAATTTCTTTTAGTAATAATGTTCATTATATTATATGATCTTTCATAATTCATTTGATAACACTAATATTCTTATGTGTTATGGTTGTAATTTTGAGATAGTCGTTTTACTATAGATATAAAAATActacaaatttatatatatattttaggtCAATGTCGAAGTCAAATGTAAATATACCATCCATAAATCAAGAAGAGGCTCTTATAAAGCAGCATTTACATTgtatagaatttaatttttataaataaacattttaatctctcataatataatatttattcttaGTTGTAAGTTAACTattatgaattaaaaattttaaagtatGAAGTCTTTATCTAGTATCAATCATTTTTTAATCTtcagaaaattttatttgtagGTAAATACAAATGTTAGATAGTATTACTATATCAGTGCAATGTAACAGCTGATAAAAGCGCAAAATTATGCCGCTGGTTGGATGATAGAGCGACTTAAATGTTTTGAAATATCTAATCAGGACGATATCTGGTGTTGCTATTTACATGCAACGAGTCGCACAAATCGCTATCAAATATGAATGCTCTATCAGTAGTTCCACGACAGTTACATTTTAAAATACGTTTTAGACTTGCGTATAGACGGAGTAGACAGAACTTCCCCCTCTTAACGCACAAGCACGTCACGCTATGCCATACATAGTAGCCGTATTTCCCTCGAACGGAACGAATTATTGGACTTCTATACTAATGTGTTTCCAGCACATGTATTCCTATATAGTAATTCTGAGATAATGAATGTCTTTTGGGTAAaagatgtaatatttttatttttatattttcagaatGTTTGACGGGGGCAACTATTTGTTTATAGatttatatatttcaaataggaatgtataaaatataaatgctTAAAAACAATAAGTGATGAGAACAGCATGCTGAACAGTACCGGTTGAAGTTTCATTCATCTCGGTATACTTCATTGATGAAAATATACATCATATAGGCGGACATTCAAACTCATTGtcctttttattcatttctgacgaagtataaataatgtttatattttattaatgctTTATATAGTTgtcaaaatattgtatttttaatgaTTTTTGTTACTCGACACTTTTCTTATGGTTGAGTCTGTCAAAACTTTTGAATGTAACCAACAACGTGAAATTCCAAAAAGATGAAACGATTAAAGAGTGAATTAATGAATGCAACAATTGAGTCATATTTAAAACGGCGTCATTATCAGGCAGGTTACGTCTTCacttttatttcaaaaaatttatataaaattgaaatataattagtaAATGTAACATAACCTCTTGTCATTCTTAAACATTGATTATAGACTAGTGAGGTTTTCTGTAAAAATACTCAATTAACTTGTCGAACTACTGATGAAATGACTCTGAATGCAACTGCTGCTTCTGCTACATCTCAAGACAACTCAATCATTTTCAGTGCCATTAGCATTGATGTTGCTGCTGCAGATCAAGCGTATCAACGGTATATCTCCTGCTTTTGTTAAAACTTTATTAATGTTACTTTAATGTGAGATACAGATTTATGTATTTCTCTTTTTAATGTTCTATATATATTATTCCTACCAGATTAAAAATGTGGGTAAATATTGCACTCAATGATAAATTGAAAATGGAATTAAAAGGGCTTTTATACCCGGTATTTTGTCACTTATATTTAGAGATGCTACATGCTGGTAACAGGCAAGCagcgattcaatttttaaaatcgcATCAAAATGAATTTAACAGTGAAATAGAAAAAGACTTTTTAGAAGAGCTATCTAGTGTATTTTCAGTACAAGATATAGAGTTGAGACCTTTGGTAAATTCATTTAGAACTAGAAAATATAAAGTGGATATGTCTGATATTGCTCATTTGTGtcttcaacaatttcttgcaAAGCATGGACATATTATATTAATGCAGGTAATAAAAAGAATTccattaaatattatgtattaaatataaaattattctttttacacatatatgtatattgtacaTATATAAACATCACAATCAATATTAATAacatgaatttttaatttcattaattagATAATAAATACACACGtgacaataattaaaaaaatggaTGTGCCTGAAACAGACGCAGAAGGGTGTGAAGAAACAGGTTTACGATGTGAAGTAGGAATTAATGGATATGTAGAGCAGCCATCGGGAACTGGTGCTGACCGTGAAATGCGAGAATTGCAAGAAGCTATAAGATTAATTCGAAATAATGCGCATCAGCCTTTACGAATATTTACAGTGAATAATGCTattgaaaagtaataatatataaatatatttttagattttatttgcagaaaaaaatgtttacaataaCTTATGTAAATTAAGTTTCATTTGTAACAcaattaagaaatggtaaggGCTTTATATGTATAACACATTTATCTTTACAGTGCAAGTAGTGGTGCAATTCCACCAAATATGGACAAATTAGCAGTAGGATTTAGTACTACAGAAATTAGGCTGTGGGGTATAAATGAAACAGTATTAATTAAGCCAAAGTACGAAGAACCCTCCTTCTCGTTTGCCTCTGATACTCcatttttacacaaattttatGAAACTGCAGATAGAACGTAAGTTTCTCTTATTATTTATCCAaatcaaatataataatttgtttaatcAAATACAGTCGATAGatcatttaaataaaagaatagaatagaatagaattataagtttatataatttattttaaggaCCGAAGGAGGGGCTGTGATACTTAGAGGACACACAGATATTGTACATGATTTAAGGTTTATTCCAGAATCAGAAATTTTACTTTCTGTATCTAGTGATAAAGACATGCGGGCATGGAGACTTAACGATTACTCATGTGCCGCAATTTATACGTACGTGTATTCATTTTATATCAATATTTTCAACATACATTATAAAAAATAGTAACGTATCTAATGATAATTTTTGTTATTGTAACATTGTTATGATTTTATAAGAATTGTATaacattcaaaaataatttgttgCAGTGGTCATAGTTATCCTATATGGTGCATGGATCTTAGTGTGTTCAATTTGTACGTGGCAACTGGTTCTCACGATAGGACTGCTAAATTATGGTCCTTAGATAGAATATTTCCATTGCGTATATTTGCTGGTCACTTTTTAGATATAAATGTACGTattttaatgataaatttttttatattcataaaaatttgtatactttaaAGGTGTAAATATTTGACAAACAAAACAAATAAGAATTCAGcatcttttctttaaattttttgtTAACATATTACAGTAATTCCCACTTTTAAAACTTCGGATTTAAGAACCGGAATCATTTTCACGCTTATCTTTGCGACTACCTTTATGTAGGGCGTGTGATCCATCGATTGACGCGGGCAGCGGCTGTAGACGAGAGCGATCCTTATTGGCTTCAGCTCTAGATAAAATTCACTacgtaccccgctttcaagcgaattGGTGATTCTGATATTGATTCGTGAAAGCGGGAACTATTGTaccaattaatattttttgccttcatgtTATTCCGAGTTTGTAGAATTTCATATTGTTTCCTTATAGTGCGTAAAATTTCACCCAAATGCTCGATATTTGGCAACTGGGTCGGCCGATAAGACTGTCAGATTATGGGATAAAGACGACGGAAATTTATTAAGGGTATATATTGGAGCACAGTCGACAATTTATAGTTTAGCCTTTAGTCCAGATGGAAAGTATTTGGCAGCTGCTGGTAAAactatttaatttaatattctgtTAAGTAATGCGAATGTTTCAAGTTACTATTTTACGGTATACCAATTAAAACGTTGTTTTTTTAGGTGATGACAAGTCTATTTCTGTTTGGGATTTAGCAACTAATGCATTGTTAACTGAACTTAAAGGCCACGAAGATACGGTTATGAATTTAGATTGGAGTTTTGATGGCCAATACATAGCTAGTGGAAGTTTGGATGGCACTATTCGTTTATGGCCTACTCATGACCACATTAAAATTGTCAATAggtaaattccagttttatacaTTAAAGGAAACTTTCTTCTATTATATTGTAACACTATATTTCATCTACATTATTTTTTCAGCAATTCATCAAATGTAGTACCTGAAACAGAATTACCACAAATATACTCAACTTACTGTTCGAGTATACTTTCCTTacgttattataataaaaataattcgctCGTGTGTATCGGAACGGTGGACAAtttgtaatatattaaattaaaagaaaattaaatcgaatgtATTTGTAAGTTAggtcttttattattttgtcttagaaatatttttacattcagaATCAGTTTTTAATACTGTATACCGTAGCAGATAAAATCAACCTTATATCTTACAATTGAAAACCTTCAATTTGTTATACTAATGTGTTCGCACGTGTTCACGGACGAAGTAATGTAATTTGTATAATATCCAAGAAAGAAGATCAATGCACACCACAATATCGGTCGCCATGTTTGGAGATTTTTAGGTATTCGTAAAGGTTCGGCTTTTCGTATACTAAAATAAGAAATTGGTgtaagttaaatattttttccgatagatttaatttttcaattttattataatttgataGAACAATTACCACGATTTTAATTGATTTTCAACGTTTTTGGTCATACTGGATTCTAAGAAGGACGAAGACGACGATGGTCGATCTTCATTTTCTACGTTATTACTAACGTGGCAATTCACGGTCTCGGTATTACTGATTTGAACGTGTCTTAGAAGATTATTGTTCTCTTCGAGAGAGTTCCTTCTGGACTCGGTTTGCTCAGAAATGTCGCGTAATTCAGCGACACTATTGGAGCTGCTGAGTTGTCCAAGAGTCAGTTcatatattttttgtaatacATACCAAATATATTCCTAATATATAGTgccttaaaaaaataatacgaactCCGTTCTATTTAGTTTGTCATTTTCCCATC contains:
- the LOC143152409 gene encoding uncharacterized protein LOC143152409 isoform X3 translates to MYKGYLTAFLFVCHYSSVLGRNKCDYICDIDGCKTAYYLSNSIPSLKFCTNEDIPNVINITLMEDKNETSELPVSLEINFIPPRRICKYDITLLANESINETKCMAYNFQNQFGSEVHTPKSTICFMSNNNHYQDIITMIFPYVFTACYAIQFHFDKGKYINTNKFLKTNYKRTEVAQPELKCTYDIVHNTTKNKKLQFEVDFSISIVSKVVLKFGSLYNFNGQEGCDWDIDALKDNTWYFDVLKEYAKNKHNSNTTLLRNGKYEQNIKFEIEVVKDSKYCFLILLHDERCKDNTMWKPPIGKQNSCRWIKEKKRFYINADKSNVITANQKCNQLNICALKNIERTSCESIHAINTDIVLLYPRSSESFMELMADFREILSRVCQCFVHDWYNGIEWNYVAEIGGSDWFAEMLNKKYRVIWIDTPVIRSLITRKFKGDFFLKNSEQYNFMEIGDFRDIAFPAIFNLAKRNVEHSILEQNQHFIVRLKGFESFENENDPFIDLSPHKRYFIPQDLNSLCTDLSMSKSNVNIPSINQEEALIKQHLHCIEFNFYK
- the LOC143152409 gene encoding uncharacterized protein LOC143152409 isoform X1, which encodes MYKGYLTAFLFVCHYSSVLGRNKCDYICDIDGCKTAYYLSNSIPSLKFCTNEDIPNVINITLMEDKNETSELPVSLEINFIPPRRICKYDITLLANESINETKCMAYNFQNQFGSEVHTPKSTICFMSNNNHYQDIITMIFPYVFTACYAIQFHFDKGKYINTNKFLKTNYKRTEVAQPELKCTYDIVHNTTKNKKLQFEVDFSISIVSKVVLKFGSLYNFNGQEGCDWDIDALKDNTWYFDVLKEYAKNKHNSNTTLLRNGKYEQNIKFEIEVVKDSKYCFLILLHDERCKDNTMWKPPIGKQNSCRWIKDCHYIPNDFSTSQIYVNTNSYLYLPIGIITLIMFAIFGSVYIMYIICTHYIEKKRFYINADKSNVITANQKCNQLNICALKNIERTSCESIHAINTDIVLLYPRSSESFMELMADFREILSRVCQCFVHDWYNGIEWNYVAEIGGSDWFAEMLNKKYRVIWIDTPVIRSLITRKFKGDFFLKNSEQYNFMEIGDFRDIAFPAIFNLAKRNVEHSILEQNQHFIVRLKGFESFENENDPFIDLSPHKRYFIPQDLNSLCTDLSMSKSNVNIPSINQEEALIKQHLHCIEFNFYK
- the Wda gene encoding will decrease acetylation, which produces MKRLKSELMNATIESYLKRRHYQTSEVFCKNTQLTCRTTDEMTLNATAASATSQDNSIIFSAISIDVAAADQAYQRLKMWVNIALNDKLKMELKGLLYPVFCHLYLEMLHAGNRQAAIQFLKSHQNEFNSEIEKDFLEELSSVFSVQDIELRPLVNSFRTRKYKVDMSDIAHLCLQQFLAKHGHIILMQIINTHVTIIKKMDVPETDAEGCEETGLRCEVGINGYVEQPSGTGADREMRELQEAIRLIRNNAHQPLRIFTVNNAIENASSGAIPPNMDKLAVGFSTTEIRLWGINETVLIKPKYEEPSFSFASDTPFLHKFYETADRTTEGGAVILRGHTDIVHDLRFIPESEILLSVSSDKDMRAWRLNDYSCAAIYTGHSYPIWCMDLSVFNLYVATGSHDRTAKLWSLDRIFPLRIFAGHFLDINCVKFHPNARYLATGSADKTVRLWDKDDGNLLRVYIGAQSTIYSLAFSPDGKYLAAAGDDKSISVWDLATNALLTELKGHEDTVMNLDWSFDGQYIASGSLDGTIRLWPTHDHIKIVNSNSSNVVPETELPQIYSTYCSSILSLRYYNKNNSLVCIGTVDNL
- the LOC143152409 gene encoding uncharacterized protein LOC143152409 isoform X2, with protein sequence MYKGYLTAFLFVCHYSSVLGRNKCDYICDIDGCKTAYYLSNSIPSLKFCTNEDIPNVINITLMEDKNETSELPVSLEINFIPPRRICKYDITLLANESINETKCMAYNFQNQFGSEVHTPKSTICFMSNNNHYQDIITMIFPYVFTACYAIQFHFDKGKYINTNKFLKTNYKRTEVAQPELKCTYDIVHNTTKNKKLQFEVDFSISIVSKVVLKFGSLYNFNGQEGCDWDIDALKDNTWYFDVLKEYAKNKHNSNTTLLRNGKYEQNIKFEIEVVKDSKYCFLILLHDERCKDNTMWKPPIGKQNSCRWIKDCHYIPNDFSTSQIYVNTNSYLYLPIEKKRFYINADKSNVITANQKCNQLNICALKNIERTSCESIHAINTDIVLLYPRSSESFMELMADFREILSRVCQCFVHDWYNGIEWNYVAEIGGSDWFAEMLNKKYRVIWIDTPVIRSLITRKFKGDFFLKNSEQYNFMEIGDFRDIAFPAIFNLAKRNVEHSILEQNQHFIVRLKGFESFENENDPFIDLSPHKRYFIPQDLNSLCTDLSMSKSNVNIPSINQEEALIKQHLHCIEFNFYK